In Pantoea agglomerans, the genomic stretch ATCTGGCAAAACTTCTGGAACACCGAGCGCGGCCATTTCGTCTCGACCCGCCACGGCGATCATCTTGACGCCTCGATGCTGCTGATGCCGCTGGTGCGCTTCGTCGGCGCAACCGACCCCGAGTGGCTGTCGACGCTTGACGCCATCAAGCGCGAGCTGGTGAGCGACGGCATGGTGCGCCGCTATAACATCGACGAGACGCCCGCCGACGGCCTGAGCGGCTCGGAAGGCTCTTTTGGCGCCTGTTCGTTCTGGTACGTGGAGTGTCTGGCGCGCGCCGGGCGCATCCACGAGGCGCACTTTGAGTTTGAGAAGCTGCTGAGCTACGCCAATCCGCTGGGGCTGTACGCCGAGGAGTTCGACAATCACGGCCGTGCGCTGGGCAATATGCCGCAGGCGCTGACCCATCTGGCCCTGATCAGCGCCGCCTTTTTTCTCAACCGCAAGCTGAGCGGCGAAGTGACCTTATGGCAGCCCTGAGCGGCTTCGTTATTGCGGCAGGGAGGCCCGATAACACAGTCGGTTACCTAAAGTCTGCGATGGCTGCTAAAATCCTGATTCACAACATCGAAACAATGCCCATATAATGTGCAGCCGGCCACGCTGACCGGTACGGGTTCGATAAACTGACAAGCCTGCTAACAGGCCATAACGACTTGTAAAATATGAAAATGATTCGCGCTTTTGCTTCAATGGCTCTGGCGCTGGCTGCATTCAGTCAGTCCGCCTTCGCTGTGGTTTACCCCTTACCAGCCGCCAACAGCCGTCTGGTTGGGCAAAATATTGAGATTACCGTCCCTCAGGACAACAAACTGCCGCTGGAAGCCTTTGCGGCGCAGTACCAGATGGGCCTCAGCAATATGCTGGAAGCCAACCCGGGCATGGACGTCTACCTGCCGCAGGCGGGCAAAAAAATGATCATTCCGCAGCAGTTGATTCTGCCTGACGCCCCGCGCGAAGGCATCGTGATCAACAGCGCGGAGATGCGCCTTTACTACTATCCGAAAGGCACCAAAACCGTTGTGGTTCTGCCGATCGGTATTGGTGAGTTAGGCAAAGATACGCCGATTAACTGGACGACTAGCGTACAGCGCAAGAAAGCGGGTCCGACCTGGACGCCGACCAAAGCGATGCACGCAGAGTACGCTGCGCGCGGTGAGAACCTGCCGGAAGTCTTCCCGGCCGGCCCAGACAACCCGATGGGCCTCTACGCGCTCTATATCGGTCGCCTGTACGCCATCCACGGCACCAACGCCAACTTCGGTATCGGCCTGCGCGTCAGCCACGGCTGCGTGCGTCTGCGCGCCGACGATATCAAATGGCTGTTTGAGAATGTGCCGGTCGGCACGCGCGTGCAGTTTATCGACCAGCCGGTTAAAGCAACGGTGGAGCCGGACGGTTCGCGCTACGTAGAGGTGCATAACCCGCTCTCAACGACCGAAGAGCAGTTTAACTCGCGCGAAGTGGTGCCGATTACCCTGACCTCTGCGGTCACGAAAGTGATCACCGACGCCAGCGTCAGCCAGGATCAGGTCAACGCGGCGATTCAGAACCGCACCGGTATCCCGACCAAAGTCAACGGCGTTGCCGACAGCGTGCCGACCGCGCCGACCGAAGTACCGGAAGCGCCAGACGCACAGCCAAAAGAAGAGCCGATGACGCCGGTTACGCCGCAGGGCGCGAACGTTGTCGATCCGAATGCTGCACCGCAGGCACAGCCTGCTGCGCCAGCGCCGGCTCCGGTTAATAACCCTTCTTAAGGGTTGCTGGTTTATCGCTGTTATCAAAGCCCGCTTCTGCGGGCTTTTTTATTCTGAGGATCGCGCCATGACCGCTTTTCATCAACTTACCGCCACCAGCCTGCGTGGCGAGCTTATTCCGATGGCTGACTACGCTGGCAAGCTGGTTCTCGTGGTCAATACTGCCAGCCATTGTGGCTTTACGCCGCAGTACGCAGGTCTTGAAAGGCTTTACAAGAAGTACGCCGACCAGGGGCTGGTGGTGCTGGGTTTTCCCTGTAACCAGTTCGGTAAGCAGGAGCCCGGCGGGGCCGACGAGATCGCGCAGACCTGCCACGTCAACTATGGCGTGAGCTTTCCGATGTTTGAGAAAGTGGCGGTCAATGGCGCCTTAACGCACCCGGTGTTTGGTTATCTGAAAGAGGCGCTGCCCGGCGTGCTGGGCGGGCGCATTAAATGGAACTTTACCAAGTTCCTGATTGGACGCGACGGCAAGCCCTTGAAGCGTTTTGCGCCGATGACGACACCAGAGAAAATGGAAGCGGCAATTCTTGCGGCGCTTTAAAGCCTGGCGGCTCGCAGGTGCCGCGCAGCTCTCAGAGCGGATCGGCCAGCGCAGCATCTAAAAAAGC encodes the following:
- a CDS encoding L,D-transpeptidase family protein, whose product is MKMIRAFASMALALAAFSQSAFAVVYPLPAANSRLVGQNIEITVPQDNKLPLEAFAAQYQMGLSNMLEANPGMDVYLPQAGKKMIIPQQLILPDAPREGIVINSAEMRLYYYPKGTKTVVVLPIGIGELGKDTPINWTTSVQRKKAGPTWTPTKAMHAEYAARGENLPEVFPAGPDNPMGLYALYIGRLYAIHGTNANFGIGLRVSHGCVRLRADDIKWLFENVPVGTRVQFIDQPVKATVEPDGSRYVEVHNPLSTTEEQFNSREVVPITLTSAVTKVITDASVSQDQVNAAIQNRTGIPTKVNGVADSVPTAPTEVPEAPDAQPKEEPMTPVTPQGANVVDPNAAPQAQPAAPAPAPVNNPS
- a CDS encoding glutathione peroxidase codes for the protein MTAFHQLTATSLRGELIPMADYAGKLVLVVNTASHCGFTPQYAGLERLYKKYADQGLVVLGFPCNQFGKQEPGGADEIAQTCHVNYGVSFPMFEKVAVNGALTHPVFGYLKEALPGVLGGRIKWNFTKFLIGRDGKPLKRFAPMTTPEKMEAAILAAL